A segment of the Pseudomonas versuta genome:
CGGCCCGGGCAACTGAAATCGAATGCGGGCAATTGTGCCGCATTGGCGCCCGCAGTGCACGCGGGCGCCGCTTCAGCGGTCACTTCTTGCGAAAGCGCTCGGTGAGGGCATCGGCTACGGCCGGGTGAACGAATTTGTTGATATCGCCACCCAATGCTGCGATTTCCCGCACCAATGTCGACGAAATGAACGAATAACGCTCTGACGGCGTGAGGAACAGACTTTCGACGTCGGGGGCCAGTTGGCGATTCATGTTCGCCAGCTGGAACTCGTATTCGAAGTCCGACACGGCCCGCAGGCCACGCAGAAAGACATTGGCGTTCTGTTCTTTGGCGAAGTGCGCGAGCAGTGTCGAGAAGCCGACTACCTCCACATTGGGCAGGTGCTTGGTGACTTCACGCGCCAGCTCCACACGCTGTTCCAGAGGGAATAGCGGGTTTTTTTTGGTGCTGGCAGCGACAGCAATGATCACGTGATCGAACAGGCGCGAGGCGCGTTCGACCAGATCGCCATGGCCCTTGGTAATAGGGTCAAATGTACCTGGGTACAACACTCGGTTCATCGCGTCGTCCTGGCGGGAATCCGTTGGGGAGTCGGATGGTATCGCAGCATTCCCGGTCGGCCAAGTCGCCATTCGCAGAAGAAAGCACTATAGACGTAGCCAAATAACTACTTTTTCACGGATTTTTCAGGCGTGCGGCCAGCTGTGTTGCCAGTTTGGCCGTGACTCCGTACACCGATAATTGCGGGTTGGCGCCAATGCTGGTGGGGAATAAAGAGCCGTCGTGGACCGATAGATTGCGCAGTTGATGATGACGCCCAAGGCTGTCGGTGACGGCCATCTGCGGATTCTCGCCCATCGCGCAGCCGCCCATCACATGGGCGCTGGCAAGCCGGGTGCGATACAACTCAAGGCTCAAACTGTCGATTTGATCACGTGTCCGGGCAAGGCTGTTCATGTACCGCGCATCACTGTGCAGTGGCATGACGGCGCTGGCGCCTGCCGCAAACTGGATCTCGGCCATGCTGTGGAGGGCGCGTTTGAGGCCTTCCCAGACGTAGGGCGTGAGCCTGTAGTCGAGTACCGGGCTGCCATCTGAGCGCAACTCGACATTGCCTCCGGGGCTGTCGGGATGAAAACCGTCGCGCATCAACGCCAGCATCATATGGGTATGGGGCAGTTGCGCCATATGCCCGGCGCTGGTTTGGCCGAAGCCGGCAAATATCGTGGCGGCCAGGGCCGGGTGCAGTGGCGGTACTTCGAGTTTGTAGCCCATGGGCCCGGTGGTGCCGTCTTTCCATTGAAAGTGATCGGAGTAAATCGATTGCGGGGCGCCGTAAAACGGATTGATGGCAGCAGGAAATTGCGCCGCAGAGAAGTTGACCAGGTGCAGAAACGTACGTTTGCCGACCCGGCCGTGGGGGTCGGGCGCGTCTGATCGCAGCAGCAGGCCGGGGGTATTGATGCCGCCGCCGGCCAGCACGTAGTGCCGGGCCTTGACCGTTATTGTGCGGCCCGTGGGCGCCACGCAGCGGTTGTCCATGGCCTGGCACTCCAGACCTGTGACCTTGTCGCCGCTGATCAGCAGCCGCCAGGCGCGGGCCAGGTACAGCAGCTCGCCGCCTTGTTCCAGGGTTGCGGGGATAGTCGTCACCAGCATCGATTGTTTGGCATTGGTCGGGCAGCCCATGCCGCAATAGCCCAGGTTCCAGCAACCGCGCACATTGCGCGGGATCACATCCCAGCTGTAGCCGAGCTTTTCACAACCGTTGCGGATCACCTCGTTATTGGCGTTGGGCGGAACCCGCCAGGGTGCGACGCCAAGACGTTGTTCCATTTGCTCGAACCAGGGCGCCATCTCGGCGTCGCTGAGGCCTGCCACCGAGTGTTCGCGGGCCCAATGCTCCAGGGTGGGTGCAGGGGTGCGAAAACTTGAGGTCCAGTTGACCAGGGTCGTACCGCCCACTGCCCGCCCTTGGAGGATGCTGATGGCGCCGTCTTTGCTCATGCGCCCGACGCCCTCCTGATAAAGATTCGAGTAGGCATCGGCTTCGAGCAGTTTGAAATCACTGCTGGTTTTGAGAGGGCCTTCTTCAATCAATAGAACCTTGTACCCCGCGGCGCTAAGAATCTCGGCCGTCGTCCCGCCGCCGGCACCGCTCCCGACGATCACTACATCGGCTTCGAGCGTCAGGTCGCTGTCGAGTTGCGAGCCATCCCGGGTTTTCCAGCCTCGGGCCATGCCTTCGCGGAACGGATCAGGTACGGGCATAAAGGATTTCCATGGTGGCAATGGGGTGTCTGTAGGAGCGAGCTTGCTCGCGAGCTCTTCGTCGCCGCGCTTATCAGCTCGCGAGCAAGTTCGCTCCTACAGGTCGTTTCAGTCAGATCTTCGGCGGGCCGGGATAGCCGCACGCAGCCCAGGATTCGGGGCGTTCGTACCAGCTCATCATCACCAGTTGCACCAGCGAGCCATGGCCCATGCGCAGCAGGTTCAGGCTGCTGTTTTGCCAGCGCTGCAAGAAGTCACGGATCTGTTCGGGGCTGGCGCTTGTCCAGTTGCTCCAGACCCCGGTCAACGGACCGCGTGTTACCGGCAGGGCCAGCACATCGAACAGTTGTTGAGTCAGCTTGAGCAGTTCCGGTGACAAGTGATTGAGGTTGTTATCCAGTTGATGCAGCGTGGCATCCGCCGCACCGGGAAGCGCCGGGGCGTCCACGCTGCCCGCCAGCATCACCGGGATCAGTGCGCGCAAAAAAATCAGATCACTGCTGCGCAAAATGGTAAAGCCTGAGGCACTGCTGCTGGCCGAGCAGCCACTGAGGCTGGCACCCAGCCCGGCGGTAACCAGCAATGCGCTGGCCCACAGGCCGATTTTCAGGGCTCCCCGACGCGACAGCACAAGCTTCTCAACGGTTAATTCAGGCATGGGCCACCCCGGCTAGCGAATAAACAGCTTCTGGATCAGACGTACCAGCTGGCGACCATAAGGCGGGTAAATCATCAGCGAGCCATTCAGGCGTTGTTTAGCCAGAACGCCCTTGGCTTTGCTGAAGGTCAAAAAGCCTTCGTGACCATGGTAGTGGCCCATGCCGGAATGCCCGACGCCACCAAACGGCAAGTCGTCGATGGCCACATGCAGCAGTGTTTCGTTGATGCACACGCCGCCGGAATGGGTGTTCTGAATGACTCTCTGCTGCTCAGCCTTGTTGTAGCCGAAGTAGTACAGCGCCAGCGGGCGCGGTCTGGCGTTGATGTAGTCCAGAGCTTGCTGCAAATCGCTGTAGGCCACGATGGGCAGCAACGGGCCGAAGATCTCGTCCTGCATGACCTGCATCTCGTCGTTTACATCCAGCAGCAGGGCGTGGGGCATACGCCGACCCT
Coding sequences within it:
- the coaD gene encoding pantetheine-phosphate adenylyltransferase, with the translated sequence MNRVLYPGTFDPITKGHGDLVERASRLFDHVIIAVAASTKKNPLFPLEQRVELAREVTKHLPNVEVVGFSTLLAHFAKEQNANVFLRGLRAVSDFEYEFQLANMNRQLAPDVESLFLTPSERYSFISSTLVREIAALGGDINKFVHPAVADALTERFRKK
- a CDS encoding GMC family oxidoreductase; protein product: MPVPDPFREGMARGWKTRDGSQLDSDLTLEADVVIVGSGAGGGTTAEILSAAGYKVLLIEEGPLKTSSDFKLLEADAYSNLYQEGVGRMSKDGAISILQGRAVGGTTLVNWTSSFRTPAPTLEHWAREHSVAGLSDAEMAPWFEQMEQRLGVAPWRVPPNANNEVIRNGCEKLGYSWDVIPRNVRGCWNLGYCGMGCPTNAKQSMLVTTIPATLEQGGELLYLARAWRLLISGDKVTGLECQAMDNRCVAPTGRTITVKARHYVLAGGGINTPGLLLRSDAPDPHGRVGKRTFLHLVNFSAAQFPAAINPFYGAPQSIYSDHFQWKDGTTGPMGYKLEVPPLHPALAATIFAGFGQTSAGHMAQLPHTHMMLALMRDGFHPDSPGGNVELRSDGSPVLDYRLTPYVWEGLKRALHSMAEIQFAAGASAVMPLHSDARYMNSLARTRDQIDSLSLELYRTRLASAHVMGGCAMGENPQMAVTDSLGRHHQLRNLSVHDGSLFPTSIGANPQLSVYGVTAKLATQLAARLKNP